The genomic region CTGGGCTTCACCATCACCGATAACACAATAAATTTTTGAATCAAGACCTGAAAGTTTTGAACCTAAGGCCATTCCAACGGCAGCACCTATTCCAAGACCAAGCGAACCGGTAGAAATCTCTATACCTGGTGTTTTCAACATATCCGGATGTCCCTGAAGGCTGCCATCAATCTTTCTAAACGTCATTAAATTTTCAACAGGAAAGTATCCACACCTTGCAAGAACAGAATAAAGAGCTGGACTGACATGACCTTTAGAAAGAACAAATCTGTCTCTCTCTTCCCAGCGGGGATTATCAGGATTGTGTCTCATCTTGTAGTAATAGAGTGTAACCAAGATATCTGTAACAGACATTGAACCGCCTGGATGGCCTGAATTTGCATTTGTTGTCATTTTTAGAATATCCTTCCTGACCTCCCTTGCAATTACTCTTAAT from Desulfurobacterium sp. TC5-1 harbors:
- a CDS encoding transketolase, with protein sequence MIRFEPQFFMERNRDIDNSTLRVIAREVRKDILKMTTNANSGHPGGSMSVTDILVTLYYYKMRHNPDNPRWEERDRFVLSKGHVSPALYSVLARCGYFPVENLMTFRKIDGSLQGHPDMLKTPGIEISTGSLGLGIGAAVGMALGSKLSGLDSKIYCVIGDGEAQEGSVWEASMAAFHYNLDNLCVILDNNNLQIDGPVDEVMSIYPAMEKWKAFGWHVMEIDGHDFDEIRAALDEADRVKYKPTMIVAKTVKGKGVSFMENRAEWHGKALSPDLLKEALKELGEIV